Part of the SAR202 cluster bacterium genome is shown below.
CAAAGCTGGGCGGCTTTTATCACACCCACACCCGGTCCAGCCTGCTCGAAAAAGGGCACCTGGAGCCGTGGGAAGAGGCCCTGGAAATCGGCCGCCGCTCCGGCATTCCCCTGCACATGACGCACTACCGCCAGTCCCGGCAAGGGCTGGGCAGCCATCACGATTACATCGGCCTGATTGAGCGCGGGCGCGCCGAAGGTATGGATGTCACGTTTGACTGCTACACGTATCCGTACTCGGGCACCGCGTTGAACATACGCCTGCCTCACTGGGCCAAGGACGGCGGCCCAGAGCGCGCCATGGCCGCCATGCGCGATAAGAACGACCGCGCCCGCCTGAAGCGCGAGATCCCACGCGACCATCTGGAGAACATCTGGCTGACGAATTTCCTCAGGCCAGAGAACCGCAAGTTCGACGGCAAGCTGCTGACGGATATCGCGGAGATGCGCAGCCAGGACCCGTGGGAAACGATGTTCGACCTGCTACTGGAGGAGAACATGGGGGTATCGATGGTTGGGCTGGGCACGAACGCGCACACCCTGCACGCCTTCGTATCGCACCCATACGGTATGATCGCAAGCGATGCTCTGCTGTTCGGAGAGTACCCGAACCCACGCAGCTACGGCTGCTTCCCGCTGGTGCTCGCGGAGTTCGTGCGAGCGGAGAAGCACCTGAGGCTGCCGGAAGCCATACGGAAGATGACATCATTCCCTGCGCAGCGGCTGGGCCTGCCGGACCGCGGCCTGCTGAAGGACGGCTTCAGGGCGGATATCGCAATCTTCAACCCCAATACCGTCAAAACTCACGCCACTCGGGAGAACCCCAAACAGTACCCCATCGGCATGGATTACGTGATCGTAAACGGTACCGTGGTGATACAGAACGGCGAGAACACCGGGGCGCTGCCGGGAAGGGCCTTGCGGCGGGGCCGCGCCGAGACCTAGCACCCCGGCTACTTCTTCTTTCTCTCTTCCGGCCGCGTCTTGATGTGCTCCACTATGCCGGGTACTGCATCCCCGCTCTCAATCAGGGCGCGGTGCGCGAGTATTCGCAGCCTGTCGGAGTCCGAAAGGTGCTTTTGCACCTTGAGGACAAATTCCCTCACGGTCTGCTCGGGCGTCAGGTCCGAGTTATCTATCGTGAACTTCCGGCGGATGTGCGAGTTCGCGTATTCCTCCTCGAACCGCTTCAGGACGAATTCCACGTCCTTCTCCTTGAGAAGTCCCGGCCTCAAGCCTCGCTGGTCGCGCGGCTTGGGGTGGGTCTTCATCCGTTGCCGGATCGCCTCGGGGCGCGCCTTGAGCAATACCAGGATGGTCTCCGGCGCCACGCGCATCAACGCAGACTCGATCTCCCGGGCCATGGGCGACCGGGCGGCGTAATAGCCGTCGCCGCCGTAGCCGTAGTAGAGGGGCGCAAAGACGGCTTCCTCTATGTGGTAGCCGATCAGCATGTGGTCGGCGTCACCAAGGAACGCCCCGGCGCCGTGGTACTCGATCTGGTATCGCTGGAACCGCTCCTTGAAGGCCGGGCTCATCGCCATGAAGTGCGGGACATCCTCATCGGACAGCTCCGGCGTCGGGATCGTGAAGTGGTCGTGGAAAGTGCGACTGTTGCCCATAGTCTTCGAGATCCACTCGGATATGCCCTCGGAAAGCGTCGTCTTGCCAACGTGCTCGCAACCGACGAGGATGAGCTTCACACAACCCTCCCTGGCTAACTGACATTACGACGCCGGCCACTAAACGGCTCCGCCCGGTCGAATCGTCTCTAGCTCGGCGGGGCCAGCCTGTTCACCTCCAGCCCCTCGGGGCGCTGGAAGTCCTTGTACCGCAGGTGCAGCTCCACGCCGGTCACCGTGCGCGTGAACGCCGCCAGCTTAGCCATCTTCCGGTCCGTGATCTCCAGCTTGTTGTCGCCGCGCTTCACCAGTGCGGCGTCCAGCTTCCACCGGAGCCAGTACGACCCACGGTGCGGCTCCAGAAGCTCCGTGGACGCGGCGGGCAAGACAGCTCCGTTCAGCTTGAACTCCACCTCGTCCTCAACGCAGTAGAAACGGAACGCCACCGTCAGCGTCGGGTCCCGCATTTCACCTTCCCTGCGGGCATTTTCCACGTCGTCGGAGACGACGACGTTCAGGGTCGTCGTCTGCCCCTCCTTGAGGTCCGTGGGAAGCTGGCGGCCGTCCGGTGCGGAGTACGAAGGCATCTTTTCGGTGCTGGCTATGAAATACCGCTTGTCCCTGCGGCCGGTCGCCTCGGGGAAGGCCATTTCTCGAAGCAAGCTGTACTCCCCCTCCGCGAACGGCCAGGGCAGGTATCCCAGAAACATTCCGGTGAACCCCTGGGCGAACAGCGTCTGGCTGGCGGCCCGGTACATCTCGATATTGGCTATGTTGGTGCGGACATCGCTCACCTTGCGCGGCGTGCGGAAGTACGCCGCGGCGCCGGCGGCATTCGCGCTCTCGGCCAGCCATGCCGCCTCCCTGATTCCCGTGTCCATCATCTGGCCGGCAGGCTGGGCTACAACCATGTCAACGGACTTGCTTCTCAGCCACGACTCGGGGTCCAGCCCAAAGCGAAGGTTTTCTTCCTTCCTGCTCCACACCCGTGCCATGACAGGCACTTCCCTGCCCTGGCGCCCTTCCACTTCACTCGCCATTCGCTTCACTTCGGCCACGAACTGGTTCATGATCGGGATGTTCTTCTCAGTGTCCGCCTCTTTGAAGTACAGGGGGAAGAACATGAAGTCGAGATCAATCCCCTCGGCCTGATAGTCTTCGAGGACCTCTCTCAGCAGCGCAAGCTTTTCGTTCCTTACCTGCTCGTTGGCGTAGTCGTAACACCACTCGGTCTTATAGTCCGGGAAGCGGCTGTCTGAAACGCCCAGCGTGACTTCTTTCCCCTTCGTCATCTTGAGCCGTCCACACCGCTCGTCGCCGGGCGCGGCAGGGTCCTGGAGCTTCAGGCTCGGGAAGACGGGCAGGCGCATCTGGCGACTGCGGCGGATAACCTCCTGGAGTTGGTCTGTGCCCATAGAATGGGCGTCTTTGACCATCCGCATAATCCGCCAGTTAATGAAGCTCTTCCATGTCTCCTGGTCCTGGCCGATGATGCGCCCAATTTTCGTCTGGTGGAAAAAGACGTCGCCGAAACCGAGCCCGAAGGTGAGCATCTCGACGCCGGTACCCAGGAGCTCGTCCACTGGCCACCGCATTT
Proteins encoded:
- a CDS encoding D-aminoacylase, encoding MFDLLIRNGMVIDGSGSPGFFAAVGVKDNRATVIRGDSISLQAAHAIDAKDHVVCPGFIDLHSHAGLTILGAPHHDPKVRQGVTTELVGIDGISHAPFKSQEELHRYIWLDSGLNGYPPIPADWLTVAQLLSKYDGTVAVNIAYILGNTPLRIWSVGWNDRPATKAQVEDMKSVAREAMEEGAWGLSTGLDYPPGSYASTHELVEISGTVAKLGGFYHTHTRSSLLEKGHLEPWEEALEIGRRSGIPLHMTHYRQSRQGLGSHHDYIGLIERGRAEGMDVTFDCYTYPYSGTALNIRLPHWAKDGGPERAMAAMRDKNDRARLKREIPRDHLENIWLTNFLRPENRKFDGKLLTDIAEMRSQDPWETMFDLLLEENMGVSMVGLGTNAHTLHAFVSHPYGMIASDALLFGEYPNPRSYGCFPLVLAEFVRAEKHLRLPEAIRKMTSFPAQRLGLPDRGLLKDGFRADIAIFNPNTVKTHATRENPKQYPIGMDYVIVNGTVVIQNGENTGALPGRALRRGRAET